From a single Nicotiana tabacum cultivar K326 chromosome 8, ASM71507v2, whole genome shotgun sequence genomic region:
- the LOC107765100 gene encoding uncharacterized protein LOC107765100 has translation MEEGGPSRSGEEPTSWDELYNVNLMPSEIFLKFRKEIEGYRVGVNLEFYNSPYNEYLAKLVLKPLAPDRRWKFIYEPLHHEVRLLSKKIPVTKFLNLQVGVGHSFQLHATGWKWKLTTCFGGDGVSSIRNKTSLGLCPGVDFRFGWKADYVLPEVTGALGTGEPLFNMNSGRLQASLDRVEAIFSQ, from the exons ATGGAGGAAGGTGGTCCGAGTCGTAGTGGCGAAGAACCCACATCATGGGATGAGCTTTACAATGTCAATCTGATGCCTTCAGAGATTTTTCTCAAGTTCAGAAAAGAAATTGAGGGCTATCGAGTTGGTGTTAACTTGGAG TTTTACAATTCCCCATACAATGAGTATCTGGCGAAGCTGGTTTTAAAGCCTTTAGCCCCTGATCGGAGATGGAAGTTCATATACGAGCCTTTACATCATGAAGTGCGCCTTCTTTCCAAGAAAATCCCAGTGACAAAATTTCTGAATCTTCAG GTTGGAGTAGGCCATAGCTTTCAGTTGCATGCAACTGGTTGGAAATGGAAGCTCACTACTTGTTTCGGCGGAGATGGTGTTTCCAGCATCCGGAATAAAACATCACTTGGATTATGTCCTGGTGTGGATTTCCGTTTTGGATGGAAAGCAGATTATGTTCTTCCAGAAGTTACTGG GGCTTTAGGTACTGGTGAACCACTGTTCAATATGAATTCTGGACGACTACAAGCGTCGTTGGATAGAGTGGAGGCCATCTTTAGCCAATAA